The Candidatus Nitrosymbiomonas proteolyticus genome has a segment encoding these proteins:
- a CDS encoding 1-deoxy-D-xylulose-5-phosphate synthase has translation MSNDPTSPVESAYPILEKIVHPADLHGLSDEELVELASEVRKAILDKVSKTGGHFSSNLGTVELTVALYASYTLPPDQVVWDTGHQAYPHKLLTGRLPRFDTLRKYKGISGFLRREEHELDIFGAGHAGTAISAGLGFAAARDRLGAKHKVVAVTGDAAICSGMSWEALNHGGELKTDLTVVLNDNRMSIAPNVGALTSYFTRLRSRPVLQDLAHRAKDVVERMPGPVHRVAAGLRHGLTHYFAPEDTGTIFEEMGWEYIGPIDGHDLPTLLEVFRNVRELHGPVFVHCITVKGKGYEVAEEDARKWHGVVPFDLEACELVKAQGPITFTQAFGDVAIECAEADPTVVAITAAMPDGTGLTGFSKKLPDRYYDVGIAEQHAVTFAAGLAAGGLRPFCAIYSTFLQRAFDQVLHDVCIQNLPVRFFMDRAGLVGDDGPTHHGAFDISYLTCIPNMRLLAPRDTTELQEMARFMRTFDQGPIAVRYPRGVADEGLPESRTPIQYAKAEVLRGGKDVLIVALGSMVGPACAAAQQLVQEDIDAAVVNARWIKPLDEETILDLASASGRILTVEENVRTGGFGEGVRTLLAENGLAGLPLRSLTLPDQFIEHGAQPLIRGDCGLDAKGIVGAVLELLDQSSGYATYR, from the coding sequence ATGTCCAACGACCCTACATCGCCAGTTGAGAGCGCGTACCCGATTCTGGAGAAAATCGTACATCCTGCGGACCTCCACGGGCTCTCGGACGAGGAACTGGTCGAACTCGCTTCCGAGGTGCGGAAGGCGATCCTCGACAAAGTCAGCAAGACCGGGGGGCACTTTAGCTCCAACCTGGGGACGGTCGAATTGACCGTGGCCCTCTACGCCTCGTACACGCTTCCGCCGGACCAAGTCGTCTGGGACACCGGGCACCAGGCTTACCCCCACAAGCTGCTCACGGGAAGGCTGCCCCGATTCGATACCCTCCGCAAGTACAAGGGCATCAGCGGGTTCTTGCGCCGCGAGGAACATGAGCTCGATATCTTTGGGGCGGGTCATGCGGGGACGGCGATCTCGGCGGGGTTGGGGTTCGCCGCGGCCAGGGATCGCCTGGGTGCCAAGCACAAAGTGGTGGCTGTCACGGGCGATGCCGCGATTTGCAGCGGGATGAGTTGGGAAGCGCTCAATCATGGGGGCGAACTCAAGACCGACCTTACGGTGGTCTTGAACGACAATCGAATGTCCATCGCGCCCAACGTCGGCGCACTGACCTCGTACTTCACGCGATTGCGATCTCGCCCGGTCCTGCAGGACCTTGCTCACCGGGCGAAGGATGTCGTCGAGAGGATGCCCGGCCCAGTTCATCGGGTGGCCGCAGGCCTTCGGCATGGGCTCACGCACTACTTTGCGCCCGAAGACACCGGCACGATTTTCGAGGAGATGGGCTGGGAATACATCGGCCCGATCGACGGGCACGACTTGCCCACGCTGCTCGAAGTCTTTCGCAACGTTCGGGAACTCCACGGACCCGTGTTCGTCCACTGCATCACGGTCAAAGGGAAAGGGTACGAGGTCGCGGAAGAGGACGCGCGGAAGTGGCACGGCGTCGTGCCGTTTGACCTGGAAGCGTGCGAGTTGGTGAAGGCGCAAGGCCCGATCACCTTCACGCAAGCCTTCGGAGACGTAGCGATCGAATGCGCAGAAGCCGATCCAACGGTCGTGGCGATCACGGCCGCCATGCCCGACGGAACGGGGCTGACCGGGTTCTCCAAGAAACTGCCCGATAGGTACTACGATGTCGGCATCGCAGAGCAACATGCAGTGACGTTTGCGGCTGGCCTTGCCGCCGGAGGGCTCAGGCCGTTTTGCGCCATCTACTCGACGTTTCTCCAGCGAGCCTTCGACCAAGTTCTCCACGACGTTTGTATCCAGAACCTGCCCGTTCGCTTCTTCATGGATCGAGCCGGACTTGTGGGGGACGACGGCCCCACGCACCACGGCGCGTTCGACATTAGCTACCTCACCTGCATCCCCAACATGAGGCTGCTGGCTCCTCGCGATACGACCGAACTCCAGGAGATGGCCCGCTTCATGAGGACCTTCGACCAAGGGCCGATCGCCGTTCGGTACCCGCGGGGAGTCGCCGACGAAGGGCTGCCCGAGTCCCGAACGCCCATACAGTACGCGAAGGCGGAGGTTCTGCGGGGCGGAAAGGACGTCCTGATTGTTGCCCTAGGCTCGATGGTGGGCCCCGCTTGTGCGGCCGCTCAACAGCTTGTTCAGGAAGACATCGACGCAGCCGTCGTCAACGCAAGGTGGATCAAGCCCCTGGACGAAGAAACGATCCTCGACCTGGCGTCCGCATCAGGGCGGATTCTCACCGTCGAGGAGAACGTCCGGACAGGTGGATTCGGCGAAGGCGTACGAACTCTGTTGGCGGAAAACGGGCTCGCAGGGCTTCCTCTCCGAAGTCTGACGCTCCCCGACCAGTTCATCGAGCATGGCGCCCAGCCTCTGATTCGCGGCGATTGCGGACTCGATGCGAAGGGCATCGTCGGTGCGGTGCTGGAACTCCTCGACCAGAGTTCAGGCTACGCGACGTACCGTTGA
- a CDS encoding quinolinate synthetase has protein sequence MYQAPLPSEYQALSRDEIAARIRAAKAKLGDRVVILGHHYQRDEIVEHADSMGDSYKLCKDAQLRPEAEYIVFCGVHFMAESADILTDKVVILPNLAAGCSMADMANIMQVKSAWRQIQEVLGEPEFSDSREFAVAASERQPSNPAAPSAAPPKSAVLPVTYINSAANLKAFVGERGGTVCTSTNAPGAVKWALAQSERVLFFPDQHLGRNTGVKLGFDPERDMCVWDPFKPLGGNTPEKIRSSKFLLWKGHCSVHMRFTVEQVAQAREQHPEIQVIVHPECTLDVVRQADFVGSTQYIIETILQSETGSTWAVGTEINLVSRLAKAMPDRTIFCLDPQVCPCSTMYRIHPSFLLWALENLAEGRVVNEVAVPSEVRANARLALDRMLDVSAQPVAD, from the coding sequence ATGTACCAAGCTCCGCTTCCCTCGGAGTATCAAGCTCTCAGCCGCGACGAGATCGCCGCCAGGATTCGAGCCGCTAAGGCGAAGCTGGGCGATCGCGTCGTGATCCTCGGCCATCACTACCAGCGCGATGAGATCGTCGAGCACGCGGACTCGATGGGCGATAGCTACAAGCTCTGCAAGGACGCTCAGTTGCGCCCCGAGGCCGAGTACATTGTGTTTTGCGGCGTTCACTTCATGGCCGAGAGCGCCGACATTCTCACCGACAAAGTCGTGATCCTGCCCAACCTCGCTGCGGGGTGCTCGATGGCCGACATGGCCAACATCATGCAGGTCAAGAGCGCCTGGCGTCAGATCCAAGAGGTGTTGGGAGAGCCCGAGTTCTCGGACTCCCGCGAGTTCGCCGTAGCCGCCTCGGAGCGACAGCCCTCGAATCCCGCAGCGCCGAGCGCCGCTCCCCCGAAGTCGGCGGTCCTTCCCGTGACGTACATCAACTCGGCGGCGAACCTCAAGGCGTTCGTAGGCGAAAGAGGAGGGACGGTTTGCACTTCGACGAACGCTCCCGGAGCGGTGAAGTGGGCGCTTGCGCAAAGCGAGCGGGTTCTGTTCTTTCCCGACCAGCATTTGGGCCGCAACACCGGCGTCAAGCTGGGGTTCGATCCCGAGCGCGACATGTGCGTTTGGGATCCGTTCAAACCGTTGGGCGGGAACACCCCCGAGAAGATCCGTTCGAGCAAGTTCCTGCTGTGGAAGGGACATTGCAGCGTCCACATGAGGTTCACCGTCGAGCAGGTGGCTCAAGCGAGGGAGCAGCATCCCGAAATCCAGGTGATCGTGCACCCGGAATGTACGTTGGACGTGGTGCGTCAGGCCGACTTCGTGGGCTCGACGCAATACATCATCGAGACGATCCTGCAATCCGAGACCGGATCGACGTGGGCGGTGGGTACGGAGATCAACCTCGTTTCAAGGCTGGCGAAGGCCATGCCGGACCGTACGATCTTCTGCCTCGATCCGCAAGTTTGTCCGTGTTCGACGATGTACCGCATCCACCCTTCGTTCTTGCTTTGGGCCTTGGAGAACCTGGCGGAGGGCAGAGTGGTCAATGAGGTCGCCGTGCCGTCCGAGGTCCGAGCGAACGCAAGGTTAGCCCTCGATCGAATGCTCGACGTTTCTGCGCAACCCGTCGCCGACTGA
- a CDS encoding two-component system response regulator yields MQSKVFLIIEDSPDDEKLMRRALELVEERTHLVVARDGAQALQLLFGPEGNSSQPVILPTAILLDLKLPKVGGLEVLAAIRGSSVTRHIPVIVLSSSDEERDVAESFRLGANSYIRKPIQFSAFLDTLRQIERYWMVLNIPYSAAGS; encoded by the coding sequence ATGCAGTCAAAGGTCTTTCTCATCATCGAAGACAGCCCCGACGACGAAAAGCTCATGCGCCGAGCGCTGGAGTTGGTCGAAGAGCGAACCCACCTCGTGGTCGCGCGCGACGGCGCGCAGGCCCTTCAGCTTCTGTTCGGGCCCGAGGGGAACTCCTCTCAGCCGGTCATCCTGCCGACGGCGATCTTGCTCGATCTGAAGTTGCCGAAGGTCGGCGGGCTCGAGGTCCTTGCCGCCATCCGGGGCAGTAGCGTCACTCGGCACATCCCCGTGATCGTGCTTTCCTCCTCTGACGAGGAGCGCGACGTGGCCGAGAGTTTTCGTCTTGGGGCGAACAGCTACATCCGCAAGCCCATTCAATTCAGCGCGTTTCTCGACACGTTGCGTCAGATCGAGCGCTACTGGATGGTTCTGAACATCCCGTATTCGGCCGCTGGCAGTTAG